In Edaphobacter dinghuensis, a genomic segment contains:
- a CDS encoding methyl-accepting chemotaxis protein: MKLESKLGLSTGFLIIAMLLSAYTAHVRIEEANHLSDVVTTSRLPIIMGSRDVDSHLTRTISSLESYMLFGLDPATSASFRESRKQQFEMAEAAVAKLSQDSTHFDLGADASRLAMLQSGLARLKPLEEKVEALNETKTSQGTAQAYDTLQNQILPLERSLFTTVTDLAQSQMSQTNEELVQLRRANRSTLLTLWLATIFGAIVGGVISTFLARRITKGVDLVAERANAIAAGDLTGEALDLKSQDQIGSLATAMQQMQTSLSGIIGTVVHTSGSLTGSAASMRTASDQIHRRIDQQSQQTQQAATAMQEMSASIAEVSRHTQSAAETARSAAETARDGGTIVKEVLGNMHSIATAVSDTSSTVTLLGDDSRRISQIVTVIDEIARKTNLLALNAAIEAARAGDQGRGFAVVAGEVRRLAESTAQATGEIASMIQGIQDRTRTAIASMESGTETVQQGVVTTTQAGEALEKIIGMAERVDRMIAQIAIAASQQAAAADQSSASLDSIHSLSHDNLTEMATTAAGIESLRSTAVALEQQVDRFRLQSPADSRLIRSPKAPEMRTAASFQPA; encoded by the coding sequence CATCTCACCCGCACGATCAGCAGCCTCGAGTCCTACATGCTCTTTGGACTCGATCCGGCCACCTCGGCCAGCTTCCGCGAGTCCCGGAAGCAGCAGTTTGAGATGGCCGAAGCTGCTGTCGCCAAGCTGAGCCAGGACAGCACCCACTTCGACCTTGGCGCGGACGCATCGCGACTCGCCATGCTTCAATCCGGCCTGGCCAGGCTTAAGCCGCTCGAAGAGAAGGTCGAGGCACTGAACGAGACCAAGACCTCGCAGGGTACCGCACAGGCTTATGACACTTTGCAGAATCAGATTCTGCCGCTCGAGAGATCGCTCTTCACCACCGTCACCGATCTGGCCCAGTCGCAGATGTCGCAGACGAACGAAGAACTCGTCCAACTGCGTCGCGCTAACCGTTCCACGCTGCTGACGCTGTGGCTCGCGACCATCTTCGGCGCTATCGTCGGTGGCGTCATCTCCACCTTCCTCGCTCGCCGCATCACCAAGGGCGTCGATCTTGTTGCAGAACGAGCTAACGCGATTGCTGCAGGCGACCTTACCGGCGAAGCACTCGACTTAAAGAGTCAGGATCAAATCGGCTCGCTTGCCACCGCGATGCAGCAGATGCAGACCAGCCTCAGCGGCATCATCGGCACGGTCGTGCATACCTCCGGCTCGCTCACTGGCAGCGCAGCTTCCATGCGCACCGCCAGCGACCAGATTCACCGCCGCATCGATCAGCAGAGCCAGCAGACCCAACAGGCTGCGACGGCCATGCAGGAGATGTCTGCCTCTATCGCTGAAGTCTCGCGGCATACGCAGTCCGCCGCAGAGACCGCACGCAGCGCTGCCGAGACCGCACGCGACGGCGGCACTATCGTCAAGGAAGTGCTCGGCAACATGCACTCCATCGCGACTGCCGTCAGCGATACCTCATCGACCGTAACCCTGCTCGGCGACGACTCCCGGCGCATCAGCCAGATCGTCACCGTCATCGACGAGATCGCACGCAAGACCAACCTGCTCGCCCTCAACGCAGCCATCGAAGCGGCACGCGCCGGAGACCAGGGTCGTGGCTTCGCCGTCGTCGCCGGAGAGGTTCGTCGCCTCGCCGAGAGCACAGCGCAGGCCACCGGCGAGATTGCCAGCATGATTCAGGGCATTCAGGACCGTACCCGCACCGCGATTGCCAGCATGGAGAGCGGAACGGAGACGGTGCAACAGGGTGTCGTCACCACAACGCAGGCTGGAGAGGCGCTCGAAAAGATCATCGGCATGGCGGAACGCGTCGACCGCATGATCGCGCAGATCGCCATCGCCGCTTCGCAACAGGCTGCCGCGGCGGACCAGTCGAGTGCAAGCCTCGACTCCATCCACTCGCTCAGCCACGACAACCTTACCGAGATGGCCACCACAGCAGCAGGTATCGAATCGCTGCGTAGCACCGCCGTTGCACTCGAGCAGCAGGTAGACCGCTTCCGGTTGCAGTCTCCCGCTGATTCGCGGTTGATCCGCTCGCCCAAAGCGCCGGAGATGCGCACGGCCGCTTCTTTTCAACCCGCATAA
- a CDS encoding sodium-translocating pyrophosphatase, translated as MGVVSLLGMVVQVQVPATSAGISGDGGTICLWMAIAVGVLALVAAWMLARHVLCCESGTPEMQSISNAIREGAEAFLRRQYRTIGVIAVILAILLFVGYHMSARTAPFAMKTVISFLVGAVCSGLAGYTGMYVSIRANIRTASAARGSLNKALQIALRGGAVTGLVVVALSLVGVGVLFLLFGGLENPQSVPYELVGFGFGASLVALFAQLGGGIYTKAADVGADLVGKVEAGIPEDDPRNPAVIADLVGDNVGDCAGRGADIFESTAAENVGAMILGAALYPVFGVKGILFPLIILAINLIASIAGVYVVKTNETEDPMRALNRGFYLTSVLALIGFAVAVYTMLDGPMVKPLWLLGCGVVGLITSFLFVWITEYYTESRYRPVQSIAAASLTGPATNIISGLAVGMETPALPVIAISAALLLSYYFGVQGLSGVAGITDYAKGIYGTALATMGMLSCAAYILAMDTFGPITDNAGGIIEMSNQPESIRERTDKLDSAGNTTKALTKGYAIGSASLAAFLLFSAYLEEIKVIVADKVHLAGGYMPPGWSFTNINLAQVPVFVGALLGAMLTYLFSSMAIKAVGRTAQMIVKDVRDQFKENPGIMAGTSKPDYGRCVHIVTGAALKEMVMPGLLVVCMPVAVGLIFRHFSASYQATSEIYAPGTILPVPAIAGIPVNLAGAESVAGLLMVGTIAGILLAMLMNNGGGAWDNAKKFIETGQYGGKKSEAHKASVVGDTVGDPFKDTAGPSLHVLIKLLATITLVLAPLFV; from the coding sequence ATGGGAGTAGTAAGCCTTCTGGGTATGGTCGTTCAGGTGCAAGTTCCAGCTACCTCTGCTGGCATCTCCGGCGATGGCGGTACGATTTGCCTTTGGATGGCGATAGCCGTTGGGGTGCTGGCATTAGTTGCGGCCTGGATGCTCGCGCGGCACGTGCTTTGCTGCGAATCGGGAACACCGGAGATGCAGTCGATCTCGAACGCGATTCGCGAAGGCGCCGAGGCGTTTCTGCGGCGGCAGTACAGGACCATCGGTGTAATCGCAGTCATTCTGGCGATCCTGCTGTTTGTGGGATACCACATGTCGGCACGAACGGCTCCGTTTGCGATGAAGACGGTGATCAGCTTTCTGGTGGGTGCGGTGTGCTCCGGATTGGCCGGCTATACCGGCATGTATGTTTCGATCCGCGCCAATATTCGAACGGCCTCGGCGGCGCGCGGGAGCTTGAACAAGGCGTTGCAGATTGCGTTGCGCGGCGGCGCTGTGACCGGCCTGGTCGTGGTGGCTCTTTCGCTGGTGGGCGTTGGCGTGTTGTTCCTGCTCTTTGGCGGGCTGGAGAATCCGCAGTCGGTGCCGTACGAGCTGGTGGGATTTGGATTTGGAGCTTCGCTGGTGGCGCTGTTCGCGCAGCTTGGCGGCGGAATCTATACCAAGGCAGCCGATGTGGGTGCTGATCTTGTCGGCAAGGTGGAGGCGGGAATCCCGGAGGACGATCCGCGCAACCCGGCTGTGATCGCAGACCTTGTAGGCGACAACGTGGGCGACTGCGCAGGCCGTGGCGCAGACATCTTTGAATCGACCGCGGCAGAGAATGTCGGCGCGATGATTCTGGGCGCAGCGCTCTATCCCGTCTTTGGAGTGAAGGGAATTCTGTTTCCGCTGATTATTCTGGCGATCAATCTGATTGCCAGCATCGCGGGAGTCTACGTCGTGAAGACGAACGAGACGGAAGACCCGATGCGGGCGTTGAATCGCGGGTTTTATCTGACGTCGGTACTGGCTTTGATCGGGTTCGCCGTGGCGGTGTACACCATGCTCGACGGGCCGATGGTGAAACCGCTGTGGCTGCTGGGTTGCGGTGTGGTCGGCTTGATCACATCGTTCCTCTTCGTGTGGATCACGGAGTACTATACCGAGTCGCGCTACAGGCCGGTGCAGTCGATTGCTGCTGCTTCGTTGACCGGGCCTGCAACAAATATCATCAGCGGCTTGGCGGTCGGCATGGAGACGCCTGCGCTCCCGGTGATTGCGATCTCGGCGGCGCTGTTGTTGAGCTACTACTTCGGCGTGCAGGGCCTCAGCGGAGTCGCGGGCATCACCGACTATGCCAAGGGAATCTATGGAACGGCCCTCGCCACCATGGGAATGTTGAGCTGCGCGGCTTACATTCTGGCGATGGATACGTTTGGGCCGATCACGGACAACGCGGGCGGGATTATTGAGATGTCGAACCAGCCGGAGTCGATTCGCGAGCGCACCGACAAGCTGGACTCGGCGGGCAACACCACCAAGGCGCTGACCAAGGGCTATGCGATTGGCTCGGCTTCGCTGGCGGCGTTCCTGTTGTTCTCGGCTTATCTCGAAGAGATCAAGGTTATCGTGGCGGACAAGGTTCACCTTGCTGGCGGATACATGCCGCCGGGCTGGAGCTTCACTAACATCAATCTTGCGCAGGTGCCGGTGTTTGTCGGCGCGCTGTTGGGAGCGATGCTGACGTATCTCTTCAGCTCGATGGCGATCAAGGCGGTTGGGCGGACGGCGCAGATGATCGTGAAGGATGTTCGCGACCAGTTCAAGGAGAATCCGGGGATCATGGCCGGAACTTCAAAGCCGGACTATGGACGATGCGTCCACATCGTGACCGGAGCGGCGTTGAAGGAGATGGTGATGCCGGGGCTGCTGGTAGTCTGCATGCCGGTCGCGGTGGGGTTGATCTTCCGCCACTTCAGCGCGAGCTATCAGGCGACGTCGGAGATCTATGCGCCGGGAACGATTCTGCCGGTGCCTGCGATTGCAGGCATTCCGGTGAACCTTGCCGGAGCGGAGTCGGTTGCCGGACTGCTGATGGTTGGCACGATTGCAGGCATCCTGCTGGCGATGCTGATGAACAACGGCGGCGGCGCCTGGGACAATGCAAAGAAGTTTATCGAGACCGGGCAGTATGGCGGCAAGAAGTCGGAGGCGCACAAGGCTTCGGTGGTGGGGGATACGGTCGGCGATCCGTTCAAGGACACAGCTGGCCCGAGCCTGCATGTGCTGATCAAGCTGTTAGCTACGATTACGCTGGTTCTGGCTCCGCTGTTTGTTTAG
- a CDS encoding alpha-ketoacid dehydrogenase subunit alpha/beta yields MARNMVSNSVEKKVAEGELTPEQLIQFYRLMYLSRRTDDREIVLKRQQKTFFQISCAGHEALLVAAGMAMKPGYDWFFPYYRDRAICLALGNTVEEQLLQAVGSGEDMASGGRQMPSHWTSRKLNVVTPSSATATQCLHAIGCAEAGRYFSRHPEAAAKHEGDYREFKDVKFHGDEVVYVSIGEGSTSQGEFWESLNTASNGKLPVVYVVEDNGYAISTPVEANTPGGNISRLIANFPNFHFAEIDGTDPIASYKAMVEAVAYCRAGHGPALVHGHVVRPYSHSMSEDERDYRARAEIDADALRDPISKMQVWLLREGILDADGINRLEREVDEEVLRAADRAVAAAAPSTAREAILRHVYSEDLKPTDKRFESKPVAAVDQKDQVERTMADLINTCLKDEMRRDERIVVFGEDVADATRDQALRAGEIKGKGGVFKLTAGLQKEFGNDRCWNSPLAEANIVGRAIGMAVRGLKPVVEIQFFDYIWPAMHQMRNELSVIRWRSNGEFNCPIVIRVPIGGYITGAIYHSQSGESIFTHTPGVRVVMPSNALDALGLLRTAIRCDDPVLFLEHKRLYRETYGRAVYPGPDYCIPFGKANIVRPGKDLTVVTYGAVVPRALQAAQKLHREKGIDVELIDLRSLSPYDWETIAESVRKTNRVIVAHEDMQSWGYGAEIAARIGDELFHDLDAPVRRVAAMDTFVAYQPILEDVILPQPDDLYRAMAELVAF; encoded by the coding sequence ATGGCTCGAAATATGGTGTCCAACTCGGTTGAAAAAAAGGTGGCGGAAGGAGAACTGACGCCAGAGCAGTTGATCCAGTTCTATCGACTGATGTACCTGTCGCGGCGGACGGACGATCGTGAGATTGTTCTGAAACGGCAGCAGAAGACCTTCTTCCAGATCTCGTGTGCGGGCCACGAAGCGTTGCTGGTTGCCGCCGGGATGGCAATGAAGCCGGGATACGACTGGTTCTTTCCGTACTATCGCGACCGTGCGATCTGCCTGGCGCTGGGCAATACCGTAGAGGAGCAGTTGTTGCAGGCGGTGGGTTCCGGCGAAGACATGGCCAGCGGTGGACGCCAGATGCCTTCGCATTGGACGAGCCGAAAGCTCAATGTAGTGACGCCGTCATCGGCGACGGCAACGCAGTGCTTGCATGCCATCGGCTGCGCCGAGGCAGGTCGATATTTTTCGCGCCATCCTGAGGCCGCGGCGAAGCACGAGGGCGACTACCGCGAGTTCAAGGATGTGAAGTTTCACGGCGACGAGGTGGTGTACGTCTCGATCGGCGAAGGCTCGACGAGCCAGGGCGAGTTCTGGGAGTCGCTGAACACCGCAAGCAACGGCAAGCTGCCCGTCGTGTACGTGGTCGAGGACAACGGCTATGCGATCTCGACTCCGGTGGAGGCGAACACTCCCGGTGGAAATATCTCGCGGCTGATCGCGAACTTTCCCAACTTCCACTTTGCCGAGATTGACGGCACCGATCCTATCGCCAGCTACAAGGCGATGGTGGAGGCGGTCGCCTATTGCCGCGCCGGACATGGCCCGGCGCTGGTGCATGGGCACGTTGTGCGGCCCTACTCCCACTCGATGAGCGAGGATGAGCGCGACTATCGCGCCCGCGCTGAGATCGATGCCGATGCCCTGCGCGATCCCATCTCGAAGATGCAGGTGTGGCTTCTGCGCGAGGGAATTCTCGACGCAGACGGAATCAACCGGTTAGAGCGCGAGGTCGATGAAGAAGTGTTGCGAGCGGCGGACCGCGCCGTTGCAGCCGCTGCACCTTCCACCGCGCGCGAGGCGATCCTGCGTCATGTCTATTCGGAGGATTTGAAGCCCACCGACAAGCGCTTTGAATCGAAGCCCGTCGCCGCTGTCGATCAGAAGGATCAGGTCGAACGCACGATGGCCGACCTCATCAATACCTGCCTCAAGGACGAGATGCGTCGCGATGAAAGAATTGTGGTCTTCGGCGAAGACGTCGCCGATGCCACACGCGATCAGGCTCTGCGCGCAGGAGAGATCAAGGGCAAGGGCGGCGTCTTCAAGCTGACGGCGGGACTGCAAAAGGAGTTCGGCAACGATCGTTGCTGGAACTCGCCGCTGGCCGAGGCGAACATCGTCGGCCGCGCCATCGGCATGGCGGTTCGTGGATTAAAGCCTGTGGTGGAGATTCAGTTCTTCGACTACATCTGGCCCGCGATGCACCAGATGCGCAATGAGCTGTCAGTGATCCGCTGGCGGTCGAACGGCGAGTTCAATTGCCCGATTGTGATCCGCGTTCCGATTGGTGGCTACATCACGGGCGCGATCTATCACTCGCAGTCCGGCGAAAGCATCTTCACGCACACGCCGGGAGTGCGCGTGGTCATGCCGTCGAATGCACTCGACGCACTCGGCCTGCTGCGGACAGCGATTCGTTGCGACGACCCCGTGTTGTTTCTGGAACACAAGCGGCTCTACCGCGAGACCTACGGGCGCGCCGTTTATCCGGGGCCGGACTACTGCATCCCGTTCGGCAAAGCGAATATCGTGCGACCGGGCAAAGATCTCACCGTCGTGACCTACGGTGCTGTTGTGCCTCGCGCATTGCAGGCGGCGCAGAAGCTGCATCGCGAAAAGGGAATCGACGTAGAGCTGATCGACCTGCGCAGTCTCTCTCCTTATGACTGGGAGACAATTGCCGAAAGTGTGCGCAAGACGAACCGCGTGATTGTGGCGCATGAAGACATGCAGAGCTGGGGATACGGTGCTGAGATCGCCGCTCGCATCGGCGACGAGCTGTTCCACGATCTCGATGCTCCGGTGCGCCGTGTGGCAGCGATGGATACGTTCGTAGCCTATCAGCCGATTCTCGAAGATGTGATTCTGCCGCAGCCGGACGATCTGTATCGGGCGATGGCAGAGCTTGTCGCCTTTTGA